One window of Manihot esculenta cultivar AM560-2 chromosome 17, M.esculenta_v8, whole genome shotgun sequence genomic DNA carries:
- the LOC110604359 gene encoding endonuclease MutS2 isoform X3 — MELSNRFISIKNSPILFSKPFKLNTLKLLFSLPNSTESPSSQLSLSRSLQFETLKALEWSSLCERLSPFTSTSMSHSVTRNASIPIGKSLQESRELLNQTAAALAVMQIEPLDFSGIDDISGIVNSAVSGNLLTVSELCAVRRTLRAARTLFERLKDGGDCSERYIHLLEILEGCNFLMELEQKIGFCIDCNLSILLDRASEELEIIRSERKKNMENLDSLLKGISAQIFQAGGVDRPLITKRRSRLCVGVRASHKYLIPDGVILDVSSSGVTYFMEPADAVELNNFEVMLSNSERAEEVAILSLLTSEIAQSVGDVKYLLDRILELDLAFARAAYAQQINGVHPILTSEDCEGEPSIGVNCALSIDIEGIQHPLLLGSSQRSLSEVLRSNSENSAELDGGDGVIAAERLSKSASAFPVPINIKVESGTRVVVISGPNTGGKTASMKTLGIACIMSKAGLFLPAKHTPRIPWFDLVLADIGDHQSLEQNLSTFSGHISRICKIMEVASKASLVLIDEICSGTDPSEGVALSSSILQYFRDHVNLAVVTTHYADLSLLKDKDSRFLNAAMEFSLETLQPTYQILWGSTGDSNALSIAKSLGFDSNMIESAQKWVEKLMPEKQHQRKGLLFRSLMEEKNRLEAQATKATFLHSDVMKLYNEIRHEAEDLDGRVIALMKKETQQVQQEVKATKSQIEIVSPCQSSRC, encoded by the exons ATGGAACTCTCTAATCGTTTCATCTCCATTAAAAATTCCCCAATTCTCTTCTCCAAACCATTCAAACTCAATACTCTAAAACtcctcttttcccttcccaacTCGACCGAGTCACCCTCGTCTCAACTTTCTCTGTCTCGCTCTCTGCAATTCGAGACTCTGAAAGCCCTAGAATGGAGCTCTCTTTGCGAGCGTCTCTCTCCCTTTACGTCAACCTCAATGAGCCATTCAGTCACTCGGAACGCAAGCATTCCAATCGGGAAAAGCCTCCAGGAGAGCCGTGAGTTACTCAATCAGACAGCTGCGGCATTGGCCGTGATGCAAATTGAGCCGTTAGATTTTTCGGGAATTGATGATATATCAGGAATTGTGAATTCTGCGGTTTCCGGTAACTTGCTTACGGTTAGTGAGCTCTGTGCTGTGAGGCGGACGCTGAGAGCTGCAAGGACATTGTTTGAGAGGTTAAAGGACGGCGGAGATTGCTCAGAGAG GTATATCCACCTGCTTGAAATACTCGAGGGTTGCAATTTCCTAATGGAGTTGGAGCAGAAGATAGGATTTTGCATAGACTGTAATCTTTCAATACTCCTTGACAGAGCTAGTGAAGAATTGGAAATCATTCGGTCTGAAAGGAAGAAGAACATGGAAAATCTGGATTCTCTGTTGAAGGGAATATCAGCTCAGATTTTCCAGGCTGGAGGTGTTGACAGACCTTTGATAACTAAGCGCCGGTCTAGGTTATGTGTAGGAGTTAGGGCTTCCCACAAATATTTGATTCCTGATGGTGTGATTCTTGATGTTAGCAGCTCTGGTGTGACTTATTTTATGGAACCTGCTGATGCAGTGGAATTGAATAACTTTGAGGTTATGCTCTCAAACTCAGAGAGAGCTGAGGAAGTAGCCATTTTAAGCTTGCTTACCTCTGAAATAGCACAATCAGTGGGGGATGTAAAATATTTATTGGATAGAATTCTAGAACTTGATCTTGCTTTTGCTAGAGCTGCTTATGCTCAACAGATTAATGGAGTCCATCCGATTTTGACTTCAGAAGACTGTGAAGGTGAACCTTCCATTGGAGTAAATTGTGCATTATCAATAGATATTGAAGGTATACAACATCCATTACTTCTTGGTTCATCTCAAAGAAGTTTGTCTGAAGTCCTTCGGTCCAACTCTGAGAATTCTGCTGAATTGGATGGTGGAGATGGTGTAATTGCTGCTGAAAGACTGTCCAAAAGTGCATCTGCTTTTCCTGTGCCGATAAACATTAAAGTGGAAAGTGGAACCAGAGTAGTTGTAATTTCAGGACCTAATACTGGAGGCAAAACTGCTTCTATGAAAACTCTAGGTATAGCATGTATAATGTCAAAAGCTGGCCTATTTTTGCCTGCTAAACACACACCTAGAATTCCATGGTTTGATCTAGTTCTTGCTGATATTGGGGACCACCAG TCACTGGAACAAAATCTCTCAACCTTTAGTGGGCACATATCACGCATTTGTAAGATAATGGAGGTGGCCTCAAAAGCATCACTTGTCCTTATAGATGAAATTTGTAGCGGAACTGATCCTTCTGAAGGGGTAGCACTTTCAAGCAGCATTTTACAATATTTTAGAGATCATGTTAACTTAGCTGTTGTGACAACTCATTACGCCGATCTAAGTCTCCTGAAAGATAAGGATTCCCGATTTCTGAATGCAGCCATGGAATTTTCTCTTGAAACCTTACAACCTACCTATCAGATCCTTTGGGGGAGTACTGGAGATTCAAATGCACTAAGCATTGCTAAATCACTTGGCTTTGATAGTAATATGATTGAAAGTGCACAAAAGTGGGTGGAGAAGTTAATGCCTGAAAAGCAGCACCAGCGGAAAGGTTTGCTGTTCCGATCTCTAATGGAGGAAAAAAACAGATTGGAAGCTCAGGCCACTAAAGCCACATTCCTTCATTCAGATGTTATGAAGCTTTACAATGAG